The following coding sequences are from one Aliarcobacter skirrowii CCUG 10374 window:
- the pheT gene encoding phenylalanine--tRNA ligase subunit beta has translation MIVTKKWLEEFVNISKISTDEICKTLNSIGLEVDSVEKRSVASKVVVGKVIKKEKHPDADKLNICQVDIGSKVEQIVCGASNVDENQFVAVATVGAVLGDDFKIKAAKLRGVESNGMICSSTELGLPKLNDGIMVLDNSIGELVLGKELKDYPLINDDVIEIGLTPNRGDCLSILGVARELSAYYNIPLNIFEKQSNFEGLSIGQKFSIDVSKIDSNLIYKGIEIKTLKLDLLSNLRVATISKYKENFEMKNSLEYASHSIGAILNVYNSKDAKVKNDLYSFEIKKNKNGFDSLYANEIELSTIGVEHKDIKDCSGDFLIEASYQNPDYISKLVFDKKIKTGDVFYKTSRGSNPDIELAMDYYCDYLAKFGVTIYAGSKEFLDDFEKTTISTNIKKINSIIGQDIDKLEIERVLSSLGFEIKDSVDNLVLVKVPLYRHDIKNIADIAEEVIRMIGIDNIKSKPLAIDEVNRVNKTSKDILKKNKIRYKAIENGFFETLTYVFTSKESLLKYGFKTVKDELELINPIVKELNTYRTTLLLNLVEACSNNFKTGARSASFFEIGTIFDENRVESKKVAFIFSGAAEQESVLNAGKPKNIDFFSFAKKVLNSVGEFELETMTNIDNKFIHPYQSANIVIDEKVVGFISKLHPSVATDYDLSDTFFAQIDFDAIKNEIIKVSSYSKFQTSRKDLSIIAPKNMEFKLIKDVIKSLNNPLIKQFNLIDIYSDEKLGEFESLTIRFTLQSDDKTLEDDDINGVMNSILDILKEKLNITLR, from the coding sequence ATGATAGTTACAAAAAAATGGTTAGAAGAGTTTGTTAATATCTCAAAAATTAGCACTGATGAGATATGTAAAACTTTAAATAGTATTGGTTTAGAGGTTGATAGCGTTGAAAAAAGAAGTGTTGCTTCTAAAGTTGTTGTTGGAAAAGTTATAAAAAAAGAGAAACATCCTGATGCAGATAAATTAAATATTTGTCAAGTTGATATAGGTTCAAAAGTTGAGCAAATAGTTTGTGGAGCTTCAAATGTAGATGAGAATCAATTTGTTGCTGTTGCAACAGTTGGTGCAGTTCTTGGTGATGATTTTAAAATAAAAGCAGCAAAACTAAGAGGTGTTGAATCAAATGGAATGATATGCTCTTCAACAGAACTTGGTCTTCCAAAATTAAATGATGGAATAATGGTTTTAGATAACTCAATTGGAGAGTTAGTTTTAGGAAAAGAGTTAAAAGATTATCCACTTATAAATGATGATGTAATTGAGATTGGTCTTACTCCAAACAGAGGTGATTGTCTAAGTATTCTTGGAGTTGCAAGAGAACTTAGTGCATATTATAATATTCCACTAAATATTTTTGAAAAACAATCAAATTTTGAAGGTTTAAGTATAGGTCAAAAATTCTCTATAGATGTTTCTAAAATAGACTCTAATCTTATTTATAAAGGTATTGAGATAAAAACTCTTAAGTTAGATCTACTATCAAATTTAAGAGTTGCAACAATATCAAAGTATAAAGAAAACTTTGAGATGAAAAATTCATTAGAGTATGCAAGTCACTCTATTGGTGCAATTTTAAATGTATATAATAGTAAAGATGCAAAAGTTAAAAATGATTTGTACTCATTTGAAATCAAAAAAAATAAAAATGGTTTTGATAGTTTATATGCTAATGAGATTGAGCTTAGTACAATTGGTGTTGAACACAAAGATATAAAAGATTGCAGTGGAGATTTTTTAATTGAAGCATCTTATCAAAATCCTGATTATATCTCTAAACTTGTATTTGACAAAAAGATAAAAACAGGCGATGTTTTTTATAAAACTTCAAGAGGAAGTAATCCAGATATTGAGTTAGCAATGGATTATTATTGCGACTATTTAGCTAAATTTGGAGTTACAATTTATGCTGGTTCTAAAGAGTTTTTAGATGATTTCGAGAAAACAACAATTAGTACTAATATAAAAAAAATAAACTCTATAATTGGGCAAGATATAGATAAATTAGAGATTGAGAGAGTTTTATCATCTTTAGGATTTGAGATTAAGGACTCTGTAGACAATCTTGTTTTAGTAAAAGTTCCTTTATATAGACACGATATTAAAAATATTGCAGATATTGCTGAAGAGGTTATTAGAATGATTGGTATTGATAATATTAAATCAAAACCTTTAGCAATTGATGAAGTTAACAGAGTAAATAAGACTTCAAAAGATATTTTAAAGAAAAATAAAATTAGATACAAAGCTATTGAAAATGGTTTTTTTGAGACTTTAACTTATGTATTTACATCTAAAGAGAGCTTGTTAAAATATGGTTTTAAAACTGTAAAAGATGAGCTAGAACTCATAAATCCAATTGTAAAAGAGTTAAATACTTATAGAACAACTCTTCTTTTAAATTTAGTAGAAGCTTGTTCAAATAATTTTAAAACTGGTGCTAGAAGTGCAAGTTTTTTTGAAATTGGAACTATTTTTGATGAGAATAGAGTTGAGAGTAAAAAAGTTGCATTTATATTTAGTGGAGCAGCTGAACAAGAGTCTGTTTTAAATGCTGGTAAACCAAAAAACATTGACTTCTTTTCATTTGCTAAAAAAGTTTTAAATAGTGTTGGTGAGTTTGAGCTTGAAACTATGACAAATATTGATAATAAATTTATTCATCCATATCAAAGTGCAAATATTGTAATTGATGAAAAAGTTGTTGGATTTATATCAAAACTTCATCCAAGTGTTGCAACTGATTATGATTTAAGTGATACTTTTTTTGCACAAATTGATTTTGATGCAATAAAAAATGAAATAATAAAAGTATCTTCATACTCAAAATTTCAAACTTCAAGAAAAGATTTAAGCATAATTGCACCAAAAAATATGGAATTTAAATTAATAAAAGATGTTATTAAATCTTTGAATAATCCACTAATTAAACAGTTTAATTTAATAGATATTTATAGTGATGAGAAGCTAGGAGAGTTTGAGAGTTTAACAATAAGATTTACTCTTCAAAGTGATGATAAAACACTTGAAGATGATGATATAA
- a CDS encoding histidine triad nucleotide-binding protein codes for MCIFCKIVNKEIPSSVVLEDDNFLAFHDINPTRKIHVLVIPKAHYESFEDVPPEIMCDLTIFIKKVTKSLNISKSGYRMITNIGIDGGQEVPHLHFHIIGGEKVGRLVRDKNDL; via the coding sequence ATGTGTATTTTTTGCAAAATTGTTAATAAAGAGATACCAAGTAGTGTTGTTTTAGAAGATGATAACTTTTTAGCTTTTCATGATATAAACCCTACTAGAAAAATTCATGTTTTAGTTATTCCCAAAGCTCACTATGAATCATTTGAAGATGTGCCACCAGAAATTATGTGTGATTTAACTATTTTTATAAAAAAAGTTACAAAGAGTTTAAATATTTCAAAAAGTGGTTATAGAATGATTACAAATATTGGGATTGATGGTGGTCAAGAGGTTCCTCACTTACATTTTCACATAATTGGCGGTGAAAAAGTTGGAAGATTAGTTAGAGATAAAAACGATTTATAA
- the accA gene encoding acetyl-CoA carboxylase carboxyl transferase subunit alpha translates to MATYLEFEEKIRKIEEEIVIARTKADEPAIEILEKKLEKEVEKTFKNLNDYQKLQLARHPDRPYALDYINGLLTDAYEVHGDRHYVDDHAIVCYFGFIDNQKVLIIGEQKGRGTKEKLKRNFGMPSPEGYRKALRAALMAEKFQVPILMLVDTPGAYPGLGAEERNQSEAIAKNLFEFANLTTPTVSVVIGEGGSGGALAISVADKLAMMRYSVYAVISPEGCSAILWNDPSKVETAAQALRITSDNLKQQNLIDDVVNEPLIGAHRKKDEAIMALKEYFLSSVEELKKLSPKERQERKYQKIMNLGSFEE, encoded by the coding sequence TTGGCAACATATCTGGAATTTGAAGAAAAAATTAGAAAAATCGAAGAGGAGATAGTAATCGCTAGAACAAAAGCTGATGAACCTGCTATTGAGATTTTAGAAAAAAAACTTGAAAAAGAGGTTGAAAAGACTTTTAAAAATTTAAATGACTACCAAAAACTTCAACTTGCAAGGCATCCTGATAGACCATATGCTCTTGATTATATAAATGGACTTTTAACAGATGCTTATGAAGTTCATGGAGATAGACACTATGTTGATGATCATGCAATTGTTTGCTATTTTGGATTTATTGATAATCAAAAAGTTTTAATTATCGGTGAACAAAAAGGTAGAGGAACTAAAGAAAAGTTAAAAAGAAACTTTGGTATGCCTAGTCCTGAGGGATATAGAAAAGCTCTAAGAGCTGCTTTAATGGCAGAGAAGTTTCAAGTTCCAATTTTGATGCTAGTTGACACTCCAGGTGCATATCCAGGTCTTGGAGCTGAAGAGAGAAATCAAAGTGAAGCAATTGCTAAAAATCTTTTTGAATTTGCAAATTTAACTACTCCAACTGTTTCAGTTGTAATTGGAGAAGGTGGTAGTGGTGGAGCATTAGCTATTTCTGTTGCTGATAAATTAGCTATGATGAGATACTCTGTTTATGCAGTTATCTCACCTGAAGGGTGTAGTGCAATATTATGGAATGATCCATCAAAAGTTGAAACAGCAGCTCAGGCTTTAAGAATTACTTCAGATAATTTAAAACAACAAAATTTAATAGATGATGTTGTAAATGAGCCTTTAATTGGTGCTCATAGAAAAAAAGATGAGGCTATTATGGCTTTAAAAGAGTATTTTTTAAGTTCAGTTGAAGAGCTTAAAAAGCTATCACCAAAAGAGAGACAAGAGAGAAAATATCAAAAAATTATGAATCTTGGTTCATTTGAAGAGTAG
- the pheS gene encoding phenylalanine--tRNA ligase subunit alpha: protein MELWIKKIESSKSIEELESVRVELLGKKGVLTLEFAKMKDIPNEEKKSFAQNLNLQKEQVTNALDSKKELLEFELLNKKLELEKIDVTKFNNTISSGSVHPVSETMNRIINYFLNLNFAVEEGPLVEDDFHNFQALNLPEYHPARDMADTFYNKDYTLLRTHTSPVQIRTMLSQKSPIRMIAPGTVFRRDFDITHTPMFHQIEGLVVDDADKISFANLKHVMVEFLQHMFGEVEVRFRPSYFPFTEPSAEVDISCVFCKGSGCRVCSQTGWLEVLGCGVVDQNVFDAVNYKDKSGYAFGLGIERFAMLIHNIGDLRSLFESDTRLLGQFK, encoded by the coding sequence TTGGAACTTTGGATAAAAAAAATTGAGTCTTCAAAGAGTATTGAAGAGTTAGAATCTGTTAGAGTTGAGCTTTTAGGTAAAAAAGGTGTTCTTACTTTGGAATTTGCAAAGATGAAGGATATTCCAAATGAAGAGAAAAAAAGTTTTGCCCAAAACCTAAATCTTCAAAAAGAGCAAGTAACAAATGCTTTAGATAGCAAAAAAGAGTTATTAGAGTTTGAACTTTTAAATAAAAAATTGGAACTTGAAAAAATAGATGTAACAAAATTTAACAACACTATTAGTTCAGGCTCTGTTCATCCTGTTTCTGAAACTATGAATAGAATTATAAACTACTTTTTAAATCTAAATTTTGCTGTTGAAGAGGGTCCTTTGGTTGAAGATGATTTTCATAACTTCCAAGCTTTAAATCTCCCTGAATATCATCCAGCAAGAGATATGGCTGATACATTTTATAATAAAGATTATACACTATTAAGAACTCACACTTCACCTGTTCAAATAAGAACAATGTTAAGTCAAAAATCTCCAATTAGAATGATAGCTCCAGGAACTGTTTTTAGAAGAGATTTTGATATAACTCACACTCCAATGTTTCATCAAATAGAGGGATTGGTTGTAGATGATGCTGATAAAATTTCATTTGCAAATTTAAAACATGTTATGGTTGAATTTTTACAACATATGTTTGGAGAGGTTGAAGTTAGATTTAGACCATCATATTTCCCATTTACAGAGCCTAGTGCTGAAGTTGATATATCTTGCGTATTTTGTAAAGGTAGTGGTTGCCGTGTATGTTCACAAACTGGTTGGCTTGAAGTTTTAGGTTGTGGAGTTGTAGATCAAAATGTTTTTGATGCTGTTAACTATAAAGATAAATCAGGATATGCATTTGGTTTAGGAATTGAGAGATTTGCTATGCTAATTCATAATATTGGAGATTTAAGATCACTATTTGAAAGCGATACAAGATTATTAGGACAATTTAAATGA
- the fabG gene encoding 3-oxoacyl-ACP reductase FabG, translating to MKFSGKNVLITGASKGIGAQIAKNLASYGLKVWINYRSKIEEAEAVKEAIEKAGGTAAIIKADVSIEDEFVNAIKTIIDSDGELAYLVNNAGITKDKLALRMSVEDFTSVIDANLTSAFIGCRESLKVMGKKRFGAVVNISSIVGEMGNAGQTNYSASKGGLNAMTKSFAKEAASRNIRYNAITPGFIQTDMTDLLKAEVKAEYEKNIPLSRFGNPSEIADAVAFLLSDHSSYITGEILKVNGGLYV from the coding sequence ATGAAATTTAGTGGAAAAAATGTTTTAATAACAGGTGCAAGCAAAGGTATAGGTGCCCAAATTGCAAAGAATTTAGCAAGCTATGGTTTAAAAGTTTGGATAAATTATAGAAGTAAAATTGAAGAAGCTGAAGCTGTAAAAGAGGCTATTGAAAAAGCTGGTGGAACAGCAGCAATTATAAAAGCTGATGTTAGTATTGAAGATGAGTTTGTAAATGCTATAAAAACTATTATTGATAGCGATGGTGAACTAGCATACTTAGTAAATAATGCTGGAATTACAAAAGATAAATTAGCTCTTAGAATGAGTGTTGAAGATTTTACATCTGTAATTGATGCAAATCTTACTTCAGCTTTTATAGGGTGTAGAGAGTCTTTAAAAGTTATGGGTAAAAAAAGATTTGGTGCTGTTGTGAATATATCTTCAATTGTAGGAGAGATGGGAAATGCTGGTCAAACAAACTATTCAGCTTCAAAAGGTGGATTAAATGCAATGACTAAATCATTTGCAAAAGAGGCAGCTAGTAGAAATATAAGATACAATGCAATAACTCCTGGATTTATTCAAACAGATATGACAGATTTATTAAAAGCTGAAGTAAAAGCAGAGTATGAAAAAAATATTCCTCTTTCAAGATTTGGAAATCCAAGTGAAATTGCAGATGCGGTAGCATTTTTACTAAGTGATCACTCATCATATATCACAGGTGAAATATTAAAAGTAAATGGTGGTTTATACGTTTAA
- a CDS encoding 7-carboxy-7-deazaguanine synthase QueE, with protein MLEVNEIFGPTIQGEGKLIGSPSIFIRFGKCNFKCVGFNVLYETPSGVKKCACDSYYAVDMEFKDSWKSYENHLDIVNVTNKLLENYSYKNSVDVVITGGEPLLYWNNQEFQNLIKHYINKNQRVTIETNGSLNIDFKEDYQKKIIFSMSVKLSNSLEPLKKRVNKSTLTKILTNTKESYLKFVIGDDFLEKAIDEIEDILKDIPKCEVYLMPLGDSSKAIDKNSKNVVNLAIKYGFKYSDRLHIRLWDNKRGV; from the coding sequence TAGATTTGGAAAATGTAATTTTAAATGTGTTGGATTTAATGTTTTATATGAAACTCCAAGTGGAGTTAAAAAGTGTGCTTGTGACTCATACTATGCTGTTGATATGGAGTTTAAAGATAGTTGGAAAAGTTATGAAAATCATCTTGATATAGTAAATGTTACTAATAAACTTCTTGAAAATTATAGTTATAAAAATAGTGTTGATGTAGTAATTACAGGCGGTGAGCCACTTTTATATTGGAATAATCAAGAGTTTCAAAATCTGATAAAACATTATATTAATAAAAATCAAAGAGTTACAATTGAGACAAATGGATCTTTAAATATAGATTTCAAAGAGGATTATCAAAAAAAAATTATATTTTCAATGAGTGTAAAACTAAGCAACTCTTTAGAACCTTTAAAGAAAAGAGTTAATAAATCTACATTAACAAAAATTTTAACAAATACAAAAGAGTCTTATTTGAAATTTGTTATTGGAGATGATTTTTTAGAAAAAGCAATAGATGAGATAGAGGATATTTTAAAAGATATTCCAAAGTGTGAAGTATATTTAATGCCACTTGGTGATAGTTCTAAAGCCATTGATAAAAATTCAAAAAATGTTGTAAATCTTGCAATTAAATATGGATTTAAATATTCAGATAGATTACATATTAGATTGTGGGATAATAAAAGAGGAGTTTAA
- a CDS encoding beta-ketoacyl-ACP synthase II, with protein sequence MKRVVITGLGTINSTGHSVNESFEAIKNGVCGIDTITLFDASDFTVQIAGEVKNFDPETVMDKKEVKKADRFIQLGIKAALEAMIDSGFVTSENKKVDESIANRFGIISGSGIGGLSTIQKNSTICDTRGSRKISPFFIPSSLANMLSGFISIEHNLKGPSLGHVTACAASTHAICDAYKTIALNGADRILVVGAESAVCGAGVGGFAAMKALSTRNDEPKKSSRPFDTGRDGFVMGEGAGALVIESLDSALQRGAKIYCEIIGFGESGDANHITSPVIDGPLRAMQAAFEMVKANSGEYPKIDYINTHGTSTPVGDKNETAAIKELFGGKEKSPLVSSIKGQIGHCLGAAGAIEAIMTIKALNEGIIPPTINVENQDPECDLDVVPNVARKVELTTVMSNNFGFGGTNASVIFKKFTK encoded by the coding sequence ATGAAGAGAGTTGTAATTACAGGACTTGGTACTATAAATTCTACAGGACACAGTGTAAATGAGTCTTTTGAAGCTATAAAAAATGGTGTTTGTGGTATTGACACAATAACACTATTTGATGCAAGTGATTTTACAGTACAAATTGCAGGAGAGGTTAAAAACTTTGATCCTGAAACTGTAATGGATAAAAAAGAGGTAAAAAAAGCTGATAGATTTATTCAACTAGGTATTAAAGCTGCTCTTGAAGCTATGATTGATAGTGGTTTTGTTACTAGTGAAAACAAAAAAGTAGATGAATCTATAGCAAATAGATTTGGAATAATTTCAGGTTCTGGAATTGGTGGTTTAAGTACAATTCAAAAAAATTCTACAATTTGTGACACAAGAGGTTCAAGAAAAATATCTCCATTTTTTATACCATCTTCATTAGCTAATATGTTAAGTGGATTTATATCTATTGAACATAACTTAAAAGGTCCATCTTTAGGACATGTTACAGCTTGTGCTGCATCAACTCATGCAATTTGTGATGCTTATAAAACAATTGCATTAAATGGTGCTGATAGAATATTAGTTGTTGGAGCTGAAAGTGCAGTTTGTGGAGCTGGAGTTGGTGGATTTGCTGCTATGAAAGCACTATCTACAAGAAATGATGAACCTAAAAAATCTTCAAGACCGTTTGATACTGGTAGAGATGGTTTTGTTATGGGAGAAGGTGCTGGTGCATTAGTTATTGAATCACTTGATAGTGCACTACAAAGAGGTGCAAAAATATATTGTGAAATTATTGGATTTGGAGAGAGTGGTGATGCAAATCATATAACTTCACCTGTTATTGATGGTCCTTTAAGAGCTATGCAAGCTGCATTTGAGATGGTAAAAGCAAACAGCGGAGAATATCCAAAAATAGACTATATTAATACTCATGGAACTTCAACTCCTGTTGGGGATAAAAATGAAACAGCAGCAATAAAAGAGCTATTTGGTGGAAAAGAGAAAAGTCCACTTGTATCTTCAATTAAAGGACAAATTGGTCACTGCTTAGGTGCAGCTGGAGCGATTGAAGCAATTATGACAATAAAAGCATTAAATGAAGGGATTATTCCTCCAACTATAAATGTTGAAAACCAAGATCCTGAATGTGATTTAGATGTTGTACCAAATGTAGCTAGAAAAGTTGAGTTAACTACTGTTATGTCAAATAACTTTGGTTTTGGTGGAACAAATGCTTCTGTAATTTTTAAAAAGTTTACAAAGTAA
- a CDS encoding TIGR04219 family outer membrane beta-barrel protein → MKRVLKVAAISSTLLLSVANADFLRAEVGAGAWFSKSSGNIKADSSGLSGIDSSKEKTKTNMYAWALFKHFVPVVPNLKVEYSKVESIGLATGSFSGYTTSGESSNLMMKQLDVIPYYNLLDNTFWITLDVGVDIKIIDAEYSVNGKPASKISKTIPLPMGYARARVEVPFSGIGIEADAKYIKYSDNLAYDVKAKIDYTFDITPLIKPAIEIGYRVQKVEVDRLSDLKTDLDFKGIYAGLMLRF, encoded by the coding sequence ATGAAAAGAGTTTTAAAAGTAGCAGCTATTAGCTCAACTTTACTGTTAAGTGTTGCAAATGCAGATTTTTTAAGAGCTGAAGTTGGAGCTGGTGCTTGGTTTTCAAAATCAAGTGGTAATATAAAAGCAGATAGTTCAGGTTTGTCTGGAATTGACTCATCAAAAGAGAAAACAAAAACAAATATGTATGCGTGGGCTTTGTTTAAGCACTTTGTACCAGTAGTTCCAAACTTAAAAGTAGAGTATTCAAAAGTTGAGAGTATTGGTTTAGCAACTGGAAGTTTTAGTGGATATACAACTTCAGGAGAGTCTTCAAATTTAATGATGAAACAGTTAGATGTTATTCCATACTATAATCTTTTGGATAACACTTTTTGGATTACTTTAGATGTTGGAGTTGATATAAAAATTATTGATGCAGAGTATAGTGTTAATGGTAAACCAGCTAGTAAAATTTCAAAAACTATTCCACTTCCAATGGGATATGCAAGAGCTAGAGTTGAGGTTCCATTCAGTGGTATTGGAATTGAAGCAGATGCTAAATATATAAAATATAGTGATAATTTAGCTTATGATGTAAAAGCTAAAATAGATTATACATTTGATATAACGCCTTTAATTAAACCAGCTATTGAGATAGGGTATAGAGTACAAAAAGTTGAAGTAGATAGACTTTCAGATTTAAAAACAGATTTAGATTTTAAAGGTATTTATGCAGGATTAATGCTTAGATTTTAA
- the acpP gene encoding acyl carrier protein, with translation MALIDDVKAVVVEQLDCDPAEVKEDSKFIEDLGADSLDVVELVMALEEKFDIEIPDEEAEKILTVGDAIAYIENNA, from the coding sequence ATGGCATTAATTGATGATGTAAAAGCAGTTGTTGTTGAGCAATTAGATTGCGATCCAGCAGAGGTTAAAGAGGATTCAAAATTCATTGAAGATTTAGGAGCAGATTCACTAGATGTAGTAGAACTTGTAATGGCTCTTGAAGAGAAATTCGATATCGAAATTCCAGATGAAGAAGCTGAGAAAATTTTAACTGTTGGTGATGCAATAGCATACATCGAAAACAACGCATAA